The proteins below come from a single Elstera cyanobacteriorum genomic window:
- a CDS encoding type II toxin-antitoxin system VapC family toxin, which yields MKVAADTNVLVRFLTRDDPVQSGRAAAVLTEAAGLFIPILVLCETVWVLRQSYKLPTVEILRALRDLIDSAGVEVDHPAAEAGLRMLAAGGDFADGVILHEAQRAKADKLVTFDSGFAARGGGFVQDLKLPPSPA from the coding sequence ATGAAAGTGGCGGCCGATACCAATGTTCTTGTGCGGTTCCTAACCCGGGACGATCCCGTGCAATCCGGCCGCGCAGCAGCGGTGCTGACCGAGGCGGCGGGCCTCTTCATCCCAATTCTTGTGCTGTGCGAGACGGTTTGGGTTCTTCGCCAAAGCTACAAGCTGCCGACGGTGGAAATCTTACGGGCCTTGCGCGACCTGATCGATAGCGCGGGCGTTGAGGTCGACCATCCGGCGGCGGAGGCGGGGTTAAGGATGCTCGCGGCGGGCGGTGATTTCGCCGATGGCGTCATCCTGCATGAAGCCCAGCGGGCGAAGGCGGATAAGCTCGTGACCTTCGATAGCGGTTTTGCCGCGCGTGGTGGGGGTTTTGTTCAAGATTTGAAACTCCCCCCATCCCCGGCTTGA
- a CDS encoding thiamine phosphate synthase, with the protein MLDRFYPIVDKTDWLTDLLPSGYRFVQLRIKNQPEDYVRPEIGRAVSFCAAHGITLVVNDYWRLAIDFRSPWVHLGQEDLVEADLPALCRAGIKIGISTHSEEELETALAAQPDYVALGPIYPTKLKQMPWAPQGIGRIAAWKRRIGALPLVAIGGMTLERAEAAYAAGADAVAVVSDVLQAPNPEERARDWVRATR; encoded by the coding sequence ATGCTCGATCGCTTCTATCCCATCGTCGATAAAACCGACTGGCTGACCGACTTGCTGCCGAGCGGCTACCGCTTTGTGCAACTGCGCATCAAGAACCAGCCGGAGGATTACGTGCGCCCCGAAATTGGCCGCGCGGTCAGTTTCTGCGCAGCCCACGGCATCACGCTGGTGGTGAATGATTACTGGCGCCTTGCCATCGACTTCAGAAGCCCGTGGGTCCATCTCGGTCAGGAAGATTTAGTCGAAGCCGATCTTCCCGCCCTTTGCCGCGCGGGCATCAAGATCGGTATCAGCACCCATAGCGAGGAAGAGTTGGAAACCGCCCTGGCTGCGCAGCCCGACTATGTGGCGCTAGGGCCGATCTATCCCACCAAGCTAAAGCAGATGCCCTGGGCGCCCCAAGGCATCGGGCGGATAGCTGCCTGGAAGCGACGCATCGGCGCTCTGCCGTTGGTCGCTATCGGCGGCATGACCTTGGAGCGGGCGGAGGCGGCCTATGCCGCCGGGGCCGATGCGGTGGCGGTCGTGTCGGATGTGCTGCAAGCGCCCAATCCTGAAGAGCGGGCGCGCGACTGGGTGAGGGCGACGCGATGA
- a CDS encoding TIGR02466 family protein produces MSTPDPTVETLFVTKLYRAELLGAGLNDELLAACLAAAEDDEAGQIWSEENGYPGYTSYASLDDLGWRFPAMKALVKQLDKHAKAFAKLLDWDLGDRKLVLDSLWINVLEPGGFHSGHIHPGSVLSGTYYVSVPDGAGAITFEDPRLPRMMAAPPKKKKASRDQQAFVPVAPAPGSVLLWESWMHHAVPLNRAEAERVSISFNYAWR; encoded by the coding sequence ATGAGCACGCCCGATCCGACCGTCGAAACCCTCTTCGTCACCAAACTCTACCGCGCCGAACTGTTGGGCGCGGGGTTGAACGACGAGCTTCTCGCCGCCTGCCTTGCCGCTGCCGAGGATGACGAGGCGGGGCAAATCTGGTCGGAAGAAAACGGCTATCCCGGCTATACATCCTATGCCTCGCTTGATGATCTCGGATGGCGCTTCCCCGCGATGAAGGCGCTGGTGAAGCAACTCGATAAACATGCCAAGGCTTTCGCCAAGCTGCTCGACTGGGATTTGGGCGACCGGAAGCTGGTGCTGGATTCGCTGTGGATCAACGTGCTGGAGCCGGGCGGCTTCCATAGCGGTCATATCCATCCCGGCAGTGTTCTGAGCGGCACCTATTACGTCTCGGTCCCCGATGGCGCGGGCGCCATTACCTTCGAAGACCCGCGCCTGCCGCGCATGATGGCCGCGCCACCGAAGAAAAAAAAGGCCAGCCGCGACCAGCAGGCTTTCGTTCCCGTCGCGCCTGCCCCCGGCTCGGTCCTGCTGTGGGAAAGCTGGATGCACCATGCGGTGCCGCTAAATCGGGCGGAGGCGGAGCGCGTGTCGATCAGCTTCAACTACGCTTGGCGCTGA
- a CDS encoding AbrB/MazE/SpoVT family DNA-binding domain-containing protein: MRVELTVTGKGQVTLKKAILDHLGVKPGDRLNIVLKPDGRVELKGGGPRRSLGSLYGALSREGVEPVSLEAMQAAIEDMATR; the protein is encoded by the coding sequence ATGCGGGTCGAACTGACCGTCACGGGGAAAGGGCAGGTGACGCTGAAAAAGGCGATCCTTGATCATCTTGGCGTTAAGCCCGGCGACCGGCTGAATATCGTCCTGAAGCCTGATGGGCGGGTTGAACTCAAGGGGGGCGGCCCTCGTCGAAGCCTTGGTAGTCTTTATGGCGCCCTCTCGCGGGAAGGGGTGGAACCGGTATCGCTCGAAGCGATGCAGGCGGCCATCGAGGATATGGCCACGCGATGA
- a CDS encoding thiazole synthase produces the protein MRLYDQTFASRLMLGTALYPSPQVMADATRAARPALLTVSLRREGAGGGGFWPLLQALCTETGARLLPNTAGCHTAREAITTGQMAREVFETEWIKLEVIADPETLQPDPFGLVEAARVLSEDGFKVLPYCTEDLAVAEKLLAAGCKVLMPWGAPIGSARGLNNVYGLRVLRARFPEIPLIVDAGLGVPSHAAQALELGYDGVLLNTAVARADDPVTMARAFAMAVDAGRLAYEAGPMAARDMAAPSTPTVGLAAL, from the coding sequence ATGCGCCTCTATGATCAGACCTTTGCCAGCCGTTTGATGCTGGGGACCGCGCTTTATCCGTCGCCGCAGGTGATGGCGGACGCGACCCGGGCGGCCCGGCCTGCGCTGCTGACCGTTTCCTTGCGCCGCGAAGGGGCGGGCGGCGGCGGTTTCTGGCCGCTGCTGCAAGCGCTTTGCACCGAAACCGGCGCGCGGCTGCTGCCCAATACCGCTGGGTGCCATACGGCGCGGGAAGCGATCACCACGGGGCAGATGGCGCGCGAGGTTTTCGAGACGGAGTGGATCAAGCTCGAAGTGATCGCCGACCCCGAAACCCTGCAACCCGATCCGTTCGGGCTGGTGGAGGCGGCGCGGGTCTTGAGCGAGGACGGGTTTAAGGTTCTGCCCTATTGCACCGAAGATCTGGCAGTGGCTGAAAAACTACTGGCGGCGGGCTGCAAAGTGCTGATGCCTTGGGGTGCCCCCATCGGGTCGGCGCGTGGTCTCAATAATGTCTATGGGCTGCGGGTGTTGCGGGCGCGCTTTCCCGAGATTCCGCTGATCGTCGATGCGGGCCTTGGGGTGCCGTCCCACGCGGCCCAGGCGCTCGAACTCGGCTATGACGGCGTGCTGCTGAATACGGCGGTGGCAAGGGCCGATGATCCCGTCACAATGGCGCGGGCCTTTGCGATGGCGGTTGATGCCGGGCGGCTTGCGTATGAGGCTGGGCCGATGGCGGCGCGGGATATGGCCGCCCCCTCCACCCCCACGGTTGGTTTGGCCGCCCTTTAG
- a CDS encoding FAD-dependent oxidoreductase, whose amino-acid sequence MSQRSNPRVRVLGAGVFGLACAAELAARGAAVEVWDRAEALGLATCSYLAGGMLAPGCEAESAPPAVVAAAAGGADWWEAQGVQVIRRGSLVLAAPRDQGELPRFLRQSVGGQRVAGAALAALEPALAEKHTQGIFYPDEAHLDPRAALASLAEKLSVQWGRAGRTDDLAGVDLLIDARGIAARPEIATLRAVRGEMILLHCPEVTITRPIRLIHPRHPCYLVPRGGGAYMLGATMVESDDRKPVTVKAALDLLAALWAVHPGFAEAEILETAAHIRPAYPDNIPAVRRDGRVIRVNGAYRHGFLLAHHLARQVADLALQEAAQCA is encoded by the coding sequence ATGTCCCAGCGGAGTAACCCGCGCGTCCGCGTGCTGGGGGCGGGCGTCTTCGGTCTGGCCTGCGCGGCGGAGCTTGCGGCGCGCGGGGCAGCGGTAGAAGTGTGGGACCGGGCGGAAGCGCTCGGTCTTGCCACCTGTTCCTATCTTGCGGGCGGGATGCTCGCCCCGGGGTGCGAAGCGGAAAGCGCACCACCTGCCGTGGTAGCGGCGGCGGCGGGCGGGGCTGATTGGTGGGAGGCGCAGGGGGTGCAGGTAATCCGGCGCGGCTCTCTCGTCCTCGCCGCGCCGCGTGATCAGGGGGAGTTGCCGCGCTTCCTGCGTCAATCGGTCGGGGGGCAGCGGGTGGCGGGGGCGGCGCTGGCGGCCTTGGAACCGGCGTTGGCGGAAAAGCATACCCAAGGGATTTTCTATCCCGACGAAGCCCATCTCGACCCGCGCGCTGCGCTGGCCTCTCTGGCCGAAAAGCTAAGCGTTCAGTGGGGGCGGGCGGGGCGAACGGATGATCTTGCTGGGGTCGATCTGCTGATCGACGCACGCGGCATTGCGGCGCGCCCAGAGATCGCCACCCTGCGCGCCGTGCGGGGGGAGATGATCTTGCTGCACTGCCCCGAGGTTACGATCACCCGCCCGATCCGCCTGATCCACCCGCGCCATCCCTGTTACCTCGTGCCGCGCGGCGGCGGGGCCTATATGCTCGGCGCGACGATGGTGGAGAGCGATGACCGCAAGCCGGTCACGGTCAAAGCGGCGCTCGATCTTCTCGCGGCGCTCTGGGCGGTGCATCCGGGGTTTGCCGAGGCGGAGATTTTGGAAACCGCCGCCCATATCCGCCCGGCCTACCCGGACAATATCCCGGCCGTCCGCCGCGACGGGCGGGTGATCCGGGTAAACGGCGCCTATCGTCACGGCTTCTTGCTGGCCCATCATCTGGCTCGGCAGGTGGCCGATCTGGCTCTGCAGGAGGCTGCGCAATGCGCGTGA
- the urtA gene encoding urea ABC transporter substrate-binding protein, whose product MKFTRRAILGAATVAALSSFSGLSALAQSSDTIKIGILHSLSGTMAISETTLKDAMLMLIDEQNKKGGVLGKKLEAVVVDPASNWPLFAEKARELITQQKVSAVFGCWTSVSRKSVLPVFKELNNILFYPVQYEGEESEKNVFYTGAAPNQQAIPAVDYLMSKDGGDVKRWVLAGTDYVYPRTTNKILEAYLLAKGVAKDDIMINYTPFGHSDWQTIVADIKKFGSAGKKTAVVSTINGDANVPFYKELANAGIKATDIPVVAFSVGEEELAGVDTKNLVGHLAAWNYFQSVKAPANSDFIAKWQAFTKNPKRVTNDPMEAHYIGFNMWVKAVEKAKSFDPEAVIAALPGIEAPNLTGGVSKMLPNHHITKPVMIGEIRADGQFDVVWQTKDLVPGDAWSDFLDGSKDLEADWVGKKCGNFNTKTNSCGG is encoded by the coding sequence ATGAAGTTTACGAGACGGGCGATTCTGGGGGCGGCCACGGTTGCGGCACTGTCGAGCTTTTCGGGCTTGAGCGCGCTTGCGCAATCGTCCGATACGATCAAGATCGGCATCCTCCACTCGCTCTCCGGCACGATGGCCATCAGCGAAACCACGCTGAAGGATGCCATGCTGATGCTCATTGACGAGCAGAACAAAAAGGGCGGCGTGCTGGGCAAGAAGCTGGAAGCGGTCGTCGTCGATCCGGCCTCCAACTGGCCGCTGTTCGCCGAAAAGGCCCGCGAACTGATCACCCAGCAAAAAGTTTCCGCCGTGTTCGGCTGCTGGACCTCGGTGTCGCGCAAGTCGGTTTTGCCGGTTTTCAAGGAACTCAATAATATTCTGTTCTACCCCGTGCAATATGAAGGGGAAGAAAGCGAAAAGAACGTCTTCTACACCGGCGCGGCCCCGAACCAGCAGGCCATCCCGGCCGTCGATTATCTGATGAGCAAAGACGGCGGCGATGTGAAGCGTTGGGTGCTCGCGGGCACGGACTATGTGTATCCGCGCACCACGAATAAGATTCTCGAAGCGTATCTGCTGGCCAAGGGTGTCGCCAAAGACGACATCATGATCAACTATACGCCGTTCGGGCATTCCGATTGGCAGACCATCGTTGCCGATATTAAGAAGTTCGGCTCCGCCGGTAAGAAGACCGCCGTGGTCTCCACCATCAACGGCGACGCCAATGTGCCCTTCTATAAGGAACTGGCGAACGCGGGCATCAAGGCAACCGATATTCCGGTCGTCGCTTTCTCGGTCGGGGAAGAAGAGCTGGCCGGCGTCGATACTAAGAACCTCGTCGGCCATCTCGCCGCCTGGAACTACTTCCAGTCGGTGAAAGCCCCCGCCAATAGCGACTTTATCGCTAAGTGGCAGGCCTTCACGAAGAACCCGAAGCGCGTGACCAACGACCCGATGGAAGCCCATTACATCGGCTTCAATATGTGGGTGAAGGCGGTCGAAAAGGCGAAGTCCTTCGATCCCGAAGCCGTCATCGCCGCCCTGCCGGGCATCGAAGCGCCCAATCTGACGGGCGGCGTGTCGAAGATGCTGCCGAACCATCACATCACCAAGCCGGTGATGATCGGCGAAATCCGCGCCGATGGTCAGTTCGACGTTGTGTGGCAGACGAAGGATCTCGTTCCGGGCGACGCTTGGTCGGACTTCCTTGATGGGTCGAAAGACCTCGAAGCCGATTGGGTCGGCAAGAAGTGCGGCAACTTCAACACCAAGACCAATAGCTGCGGCGGCTAA
- a CDS encoding HesA/MoeB/ThiF family protein has protein sequence MTDARYSRQTAVPQVGDDGQAKLSAARVLVVGVGGLGCPALLYLAGAGVGTLRMVDADRVSLSNLHRQTLFAEADIGRRKVEAAADRLRALNPSLIYEPQAVTLTDARADALVAGCDVVLDAADSYLVSCALSDACERAGVPLVSASILGMDGSIGTFCHRAPGYRAVFPDFPAPASCASAGVLGPAVGMFGAWMAQLALHLLIDYPPDPRGRIWRADLGQGRFVPIDFLNASEDDLPPRPLLLALEDIQPGDTVVDLRSPVERAALPCPGALTAVPEVVPGRLVLACASGRRALAAAEPLFDANSDWAIAILALGVPA, from the coding sequence ATGACCGACGCGCGCTATAGCCGCCAAACGGCGGTTCCCCAAGTGGGAGATGACGGTCAGGCTAAACTGTCGGCGGCCCGGGTGCTGGTCGTCGGTGTCGGCGGCCTTGGGTGCCCGGCGCTGCTCTATTTGGCTGGGGCGGGGGTTGGCACCTTACGGATGGTCGATGCCGACCGGGTTTCCCTCAGCAATCTCCATCGCCAGACGCTGTTCGCCGAAGCCGATATCGGGCGCCGCAAGGTCGAGGCGGCAGCCGACCGGCTGCGGGCACTGAACCCCAGCCTGATTTATGAACCGCAGGCGGTGACGCTGACCGATGCCCGCGCCGATGCCCTGGTGGCGGGGTGCGATGTGGTGCTGGACGCTGCCGACAGTTATCTGGTTTCCTGCGCTTTGTCGGACGCCTGCGAGCGGGCGGGGGTGCCCCTGGTCTCGGCGTCGATCTTGGGCATGGACGGCAGCATTGGCACTTTCTGCCACCGGGCGCCGGGGTATCGCGCCGTTTTCCCGGATTTTCCCGCCCCGGCGTCTTGCGCGTCGGCGGGGGTGCTTGGTCCGGCGGTCGGGATGTTCGGCGCATGGATGGCGCAACTGGCGCTGCATCTCCTGATCGACTATCCACCCGACCCGCGCGGGCGGATATGGCGGGCCGATCTGGGGCAGGGGCGCTTTGTGCCCATCGATTTTCTGAACGCCTCTGAGGACGATCTGCCGCCGCGTCCGCTATTGCTGGCGTTGGAGGATATTCAGCCGGGCGATACGGTCGTCGATCTGCGGTCTCCGGTGGAGCGGGCGGCACTGCCCTGTCCGGGGGCGCTGACGGCGGTGCCGGAGGTTGTGCCGGGGCGGCTCGTCCTCGCCTGTGCCTCCGGGCGGCGGGCGCTGGCGGCGGCGGAGCCGCTGTTCGACGCCAACTCGGACTGGGCTATCGCCATTCTGGCACTCGGGGTGCCCGCATGA
- the thiC gene encoding phosphomethylpyrimidine synthase ThiC, with translation MQEFKVTTGALPASEKTYVTGSRADIRAPLRLIHLHPSAGEPPFPVYDTSGPYSDPTVTIDIRKGLPRPRTAWVEAQGDTEAYESALAAALRAQGSAKPFPVVHTPRRAKAGKAVTQMAYARAGIITPEMEVAALRENMGRKQAKEALARDGEPFGAEIPDFITPEFVRKEIAEGRAILPANINHPELEPMVIGRNFLTKINANIGNSAVTSSMAEEVDKLVWAIRWGADTVMDLSTGRNIHNIREWVVRNSPVPIGTVPIYQALEKVNGVAEDLTWEIFRDTLIEQAEQGVDYFTIHAGVRLAYIPLTADRVTGIVSRGGSIIAKWCLAHHKENFLYTHFDEICDICRAYDVSFSLGDGLRPGSTADANDAAQFAELETLGELTKIAWAKDCQVMIEGPGHVPMHKIKANMDKQLAVCGGAPFYTLGPLTTDIAPGYDHLTSAIGAAMIGWFGTALLCYVTPKEHLGLPDRNDVKVGVISYKIAAHAADLAKGHPAARLRDDALSRARFEFRWEDQFNLALDPETARDFHDQTLPKEAHKLAHFCSMCGPKFCSMRISQEIRDEARTAGMAEMSEKYREAGDLYVPAE, from the coding sequence ATGCAGGAATTTAAAGTCACCACTGGGGCGCTGCCTGCGTCCGAAAAAACCTATGTTACCGGTTCGCGCGCCGATATTCGGGCGCCGCTGCGGCTTATCCACCTCCACCCATCAGCGGGGGAGCCGCCCTTTCCGGTCTATGATACCTCCGGCCCCTATAGCGATCCCACGGTGACCATCGACATTCGAAAGGGCCTGCCGCGCCCGCGCACCGCCTGGGTGGAGGCGCAGGGGGATACGGAAGCCTATGAGAGCGCCCTTGCCGCTGCCCTGCGCGCCCAAGGCTCTGCCAAGCCTTTCCCGGTGGTTCATACCCCACGCCGCGCCAAGGCCGGGAAAGCCGTGACCCAGATGGCCTATGCCCGCGCCGGGATCATCACCCCAGAAATGGAAGTGGCGGCGTTGCGCGAGAATATGGGCCGCAAGCAGGCGAAAGAAGCCTTAGCGCGCGACGGCGAACCCTTCGGCGCAGAGATCCCAGATTTCATCACGCCGGAATTTGTGCGGAAGGAAATCGCCGAAGGCCGCGCCATTTTGCCCGCCAATATCAATCACCCGGAGCTTGAGCCGATGGTGATCGGGCGGAATTTCTTGACCAAGATCAACGCCAATATCGGCAATTCCGCCGTCACCTCCAGCATGGCGGAGGAAGTGGATAAGCTGGTTTGGGCGATCCGCTGGGGCGCCGATACGGTGATGGACCTTTCGACGGGCCGCAATATCCACAATATCCGCGAATGGGTGGTGCGGAACTCCCCGGTCCCCATCGGCACCGTGCCGATTTATCAGGCCTTGGAAAAAGTAAACGGGGTTGCCGAGGATCTGACCTGGGAGATTTTCCGCGATACACTGATCGAACAGGCCGAACAGGGCGTCGATTACTTCACCATCCACGCGGGCGTGCGGCTGGCCTATATCCCGCTGACGGCAGACCGGGTGACAGGCATCGTCTCGCGCGGCGGCTCGATCATCGCCAAATGGTGCCTGGCGCATCACAAGGAAAATTTCCTCTACACGCATTTCGATGAGATTTGCGACATCTGCCGCGCCTATGACGTTAGCTTCTCCCTGGGCGATGGCCTGCGCCCCGGTTCCACCGCCGACGCCAATGACGCCGCGCAGTTTGCCGAGTTGGAAACCCTGGGCGAGCTGACCAAGATCGCCTGGGCCAAGGACTGCCAAGTGATGATCGAAGGCCCCGGCCATGTGCCGATGCATAAGATCAAGGCGAATATGGACAAGCAGTTGGCCGTTTGCGGCGGGGCGCCCTTCTATACCCTCGGGCCACTGACGACCGATATTGCGCCGGGCTATGATCACCTGACCTCGGCCATCGGCGCGGCGATGATCGGTTGGTTCGGTACCGCCTTGCTGTGCTACGTCACGCCGAAGGAGCATTTGGGCCTGCCGGATCGTAACGACGTAAAGGTGGGCGTCATCTCCTACAAGATCGCCGCCCATGCCGCCGATCTCGCCAAGGGGCATCCGGCGGCGCGGTTGCGTGATGATGCTTTGTCCCGCGCGCGCTTTGAATTCCGGTGGGAGGATCAGTTCAATCTGGCGCTCGACCCAGAAACCGCGCGGGATTTCCACGATCAAACCCTGCCGAAGGAAGCCCATAAGCTCGCGCATTTCTGCTCCATGTGCGGGCCGAAATTCTGCTCTATGCGCATCTCGCAGGAAATTCGCGACGAAGCGCGGACGGCGGGGATGGCCGAAATGTCGGAGAAATACCGCGAGGCGGGGGATCTCTATGTCCCAGCGGAGTAA
- the thiS gene encoding sulfur carrier protein ThiS: MRVTVNGEVGDWPVETLGQLVAEFLARTGSDPDATVATAWNRLFVGKRQRPALLLSEGDEVEILVPMQGG; the protein is encoded by the coding sequence ATGCGCGTGACAGTGAATGGTGAGGTGGGCGATTGGCCCGTCGAAACGCTCGGCCAGTTGGTGGCGGAATTCCTGGCCCGCACGGGTAGCGATCCCGACGCGACCGTTGCCACCGCCTGGAACCGCCTATTCGTTGGGAAGCGCCAGCGCCCGGCACTGCTGTTGAGTGAGGGCGACGAGGTGGAAATTCTCGTGCCGATGCAAGGGGGGTGA